In the genome of Burkholderia sp. PAMC 26561, one region contains:
- a CDS encoding hybrid sensor histidine kinase/response regulator, with amino-acid sequence MLPSRSFLATRRILYAALAISTVVPLVLVTSYGYYDYHRRFADANDLVDRNSRVADEQALKVVDLNREMGARIVELLGEGDDMTLKDSEDVIHRQLETIGGAFAQVAAISVIGKNGALLASSKHYPVPSISIEDREDFVAARNIRPEPYFSLPVLSKISKTDVFTTNMGRSSYDGTFLGIVSIALKREYFESFYNELANDDAAVTIALYRQEGGVLVQYPDTKPTPLGTASDSALTTALQHNAPFGQLQVVSSVDGLERVVAFRRVGDYPLYVASGYETQAITSQWRAHFIFVLLLTALPCAGIWLLVGFSLRRLEAEKKAWNSWQAEAIRREQAEASARQLQRMGALGNLVAGIAHDFNNLLMVVSTNVALATSKRFTHIEKEVRAVERAALGAEPLARRLMSVTRKQPLKLETVTLSTWFPAAKNLIAAALGGRVHLTLSIPRDIWNVCVDKTELESAIVNIAVNAKDAMPHGGRFIVRCQNSQLSANNSLPLDGDYVSIFCSDNGVGMNADVLRRAFEPLFTTKAQTAGTGLGLAQVLAAAEQAGGTARIESLVGKGTTVRLYLPRHHAKSSAQPLVHMPDTEKVMRDTSVLLVEDNAEVAAGVLAVLEMLGCTVRHEVTADDAVAILNGGMTFDLILSDIQMPGMMNGIDLAEHVRSTWPARKIALMTGYADEIDRAQHAGVKILAKPFDLDELETLVAESHE; translated from the coding sequence ATGCTGCCTTCACGTAGCTTCTTGGCTACTCGTCGAATTCTATATGCCGCGCTCGCGATATCGACCGTGGTTCCATTAGTCCTGGTCACTTCGTACGGCTACTACGATTACCACCGTCGCTTCGCAGACGCGAACGATTTGGTTGACCGAAATTCCCGTGTTGCCGACGAGCAGGCTTTGAAAGTTGTAGACTTAAATCGCGAGATGGGAGCGCGGATAGTGGAACTGTTGGGAGAAGGCGATGACATGACTCTTAAGGATAGCGAAGATGTTATCCATCGTCAGCTTGAAACAATAGGGGGTGCGTTCGCCCAAGTCGCCGCTATTTCAGTTATTGGGAAGAACGGGGCACTTCTTGCGAGCAGCAAACATTATCCCGTACCTTCTATTTCGATTGAGGACAGGGAGGATTTCGTCGCAGCGCGGAATATTAGGCCCGAGCCCTACTTCTCGTTGCCTGTGCTCAGCAAAATTTCGAAAACTGACGTGTTTACGACCAACATGGGACGCTCGAGCTATGACGGAACGTTTCTTGGTATCGTTTCAATCGCACTAAAAAGAGAGTACTTTGAAAGCTTCTACAACGAACTTGCGAACGACGACGCAGCGGTCACCATCGCGCTTTATCGACAAGAAGGCGGGGTTTTGGTCCAATACCCCGATACGAAGCCAACGCCGCTAGGCACGGCATCAGATTCGGCTCTAACAACGGCTCTGCAACACAATGCGCCATTCGGTCAGTTACAGGTAGTGTCGTCCGTCGACGGCCTGGAGCGGGTTGTCGCATTCAGGCGCGTTGGCGACTACCCACTTTATGTTGCCAGTGGCTATGAAACACAAGCGATAACATCCCAATGGCGTGCGCATTTTATCTTCGTCCTTCTCCTGACCGCGCTGCCTTGTGCAGGCATTTGGCTGCTTGTGGGATTTTCACTTCGTCGACTGGAAGCCGAGAAGAAAGCTTGGAACAGTTGGCAGGCTGAGGCCATCAGGCGAGAACAGGCCGAAGCGTCAGCGCGCCAGCTACAGCGGATGGGCGCACTCGGAAATTTGGTTGCAGGCATCGCCCACGACTTCAATAATCTGCTTATGGTCGTGTCAACGAACGTCGCCTTGGCCACGAGCAAGCGGTTTACTCACATCGAGAAAGAGGTTCGTGCGGTGGAAAGAGCCGCGCTGGGCGCAGAACCTCTTGCTCGGCGACTCATGAGCGTAACTCGGAAGCAGCCGCTCAAGCTCGAAACTGTGACCCTGTCGACGTGGTTTCCGGCTGCAAAAAACCTCATCGCTGCCGCGCTGGGCGGACGGGTTCATTTGACCCTCTCCATTCCACGCGACATTTGGAACGTCTGCGTCGATAAGACCGAATTGGAGTCGGCCATCGTCAACATCGCGGTGAACGCAAAAGATGCCATGCCCCACGGCGGACGCTTTATTGTTCGATGCCAGAATTCGCAGCTCTCCGCTAATAACAGTCTGCCGCTGGACGGAGATTACGTTTCGATATTCTGTTCCGATAACGGCGTCGGAATGAACGCTGATGTGCTTCGCCGTGCGTTTGAGCCGCTTTTTACGACTAAGGCGCAAACGGCGGGCACCGGACTTGGGTTAGCGCAAGTTCTTGCTGCTGCTGAACAAGCGGGTGGTACCGCACGCATTGAGAGCCTCGTCGGAAAAGGAACTACCGTTAGATTGTACCTGCCGCGCCATCACGCGAAATCATCGGCCCAACCACTCGTTCATATGCCCGATACCGAGAAGGTTATGCGCGACACATCCGTACTCTTGGTAGAAGACAATGCCGAAGTGGCGGCTGGTGTATTGGCGGTTCTCGAAATGCTTGGATGCACGGTTAGGCACGAAGTGACCGCAGACGACGCAGTTGCGATTTTGAACGGGGGGATGACGTTTGACCTCATCTTATCGGACATTCAGATGCCTGGAATGATGAACGGCATCGACCTTGCCGAGCATGTACGCAGTACTTGGCCAGCGCGGAAAATAGCGCTCATGACAGGATATGCTGACGAGATTGACCGTGCTCAGCATGCGGGGGTGAAAATCTTGGCGAAGCCGTTTGACTTGGACGAACTCGAAACGCTCGTCGCAGAAAGCCACGAGTGA
- a CDS encoding RsbRD N-terminal domain-containing protein produces MVLAELIEQKVDDILEDWSEFARRLGVAPEKLSDQQRRNSAREILLHIAHDMRTGQSADEQIAKSKGEGLEHAPEIVDVAKTHADDRLAHGFTLEELVSEYRALRATVIRHWQAQPYRVNEETIDQIVRFNEAIDQALTESIAKYSASAKSPARPFQWHSGT; encoded by the coding sequence ATGGTATTGGCCGAACTAATAGAACAGAAGGTCGACGACATTCTCGAAGACTGGTCCGAGTTCGCCCGTCGCCTAGGTGTTGCTCCGGAAAAGCTCTCTGATCAACAGCGCCGCAACTCCGCTCGTGAAATCTTGCTTCATATCGCTCATGATATGCGCACCGGTCAGAGTGCCGACGAGCAAATCGCAAAGTCGAAAGGCGAGGGGCTGGAGCACGCGCCCGAAATAGTTGATGTCGCAAAAACACACGCAGACGACCGTTTAGCCCATGGATTCACGCTCGAAGAATTGGTTTCGGAATATCGCGCGCTCAGGGCAACCGTGATTCGTCATTGGCAGGCACAACCGTATCGTGTCAATGAAGAAACGATCGATCAGATAGTTCGTTTCAACGAAGCTATTGATCAAGCGTTGACTGAGTCAATCGCGAAGTACTCGGCGTCGGCCAAATCGCCTGCGCGACCTTTTCAATGGCATTCTGGCACATGA
- a CDS encoding sensor histidine kinase encodes MVDDLLDFSRIRLGDMLPMTPTTDDLRRISHQAVEEVCASYPSFQVDERYDGIMVGTWDGARLGQLLTNLLVNAAQHGTGSAVLTARCEEHEVVVSVSNGGEIPADKIDKIFDPLIRSASTARKGTAAGVGLGLYIAKAIVQTHGGTLEVECRDGSTTLAVKLPRHCLLG; translated from the coding sequence ATGGTAGACGACTTGCTGGATTTTTCCCGTATCCGTTTAGGCGATATGCTGCCCATGACACCAACGACGGACGATCTACGGCGCATCAGTCACCAAGCGGTCGAAGAGGTCTGTGCGTCCTATCCATCTTTCCAAGTCGACGAACGATACGATGGCATCATGGTCGGCACGTGGGACGGGGCACGATTGGGCCAGTTGCTCACGAACCTGCTGGTGAATGCAGCACAGCACGGCACTGGGAGTGCTGTATTGACGGCACGTTGCGAGGAGCACGAAGTGGTAGTGTCCGTTTCGAACGGCGGCGAAATCCCCGCCGACAAAATCGACAAGATATTCGACCCACTTATTCGCTCGGCCAGCACGGCAAGGAAGGGCACCGCTGCTGGAGTCGGGCTTGGTTTGTATATCGCCAAAGCGATCGTGCAAACACATGGCGGCACACTCGAAGTCGAGTGCCGTGACGGATCGACAACGCTTGCCGTCAAGCTTCCTCGCCATTGTCTGTTGGGGTGA
- a CDS encoding sensor histidine kinase, giving the protein MTEVKSAEQAGAKWKLFSLDEFIQEVRVAANLAAQVRGCSFSVASVAPNLAVSGDRDLLYSAVSNLLQNAFKFTKPHTDVTLHAYAVADRILIDVTDHGGGLPAGAAVKLFMPFTQYGEDRSGLGLGLSIARRSVELNDGVLSVRDVPGVGCIFTICLPRHAITKT; this is encoded by the coding sequence ATGACCGAGGTAAAAAGCGCAGAGCAAGCGGGCGCAAAATGGAAGCTTTTCTCACTCGACGAATTTATTCAAGAAGTGAGAGTCGCTGCTAACTTGGCCGCGCAGGTCCGGGGGTGCAGTTTTTCGGTAGCGTCAGTCGCTCCGAACCTTGCGGTTAGCGGCGATCGAGACTTACTGTATTCTGCCGTGAGCAACCTTCTCCAAAATGCCTTCAAATTCACCAAACCACATACCGACGTGACGCTTCATGCTTATGCCGTCGCGGATCGGATCCTGATCGACGTCACGGATCATGGAGGTGGTCTGCCAGCTGGTGCAGCCGTGAAACTATTCATGCCTTTTACGCAATATGGTGAAGACAGATCGGGTCTAGGACTGGGACTGTCAATTGCCCGACGCAGTGTCGAGCTTAATGATGGGGTGTTGAGCGTCCGGGACGTGCCGGGAGTAGGCTGCATCTTCACAATTTGTCTTCCACGGCACGCAATAACAAAGACGTAA